TATTCGCCGGAAGACGTGCGGGATGGCCCGTATCGGTCAGGCACACGATGGTGACGATGGCGGCGAAGATCGCCTCGCCGCCGCGCATCACCTGCTGGCGCAGCACCAGCCGCGCTCCACTGACCGATTGAACATCCGTCAGCACCTCTAGCCGGTCGTCGAACCGCGCAGCCATCAGGTAATCGCACTCGATCCGGCGAACGGCAAAGACAAGGCCGCCCTCGTCCTTCATGGCGCGCTGGTCGATTCCCATATCGGCCACCCAATCGCTGCGCGCGCGCTCGATGAACTTGAGGTAATTGGCGTGATAGACGATCCCGCCCATATCCGTGTCCTCATAATAGACGCGCACGTCAAAGCGGTGCGGAGGACGGGCGCCCGGGGCGCGGATTTCGCTGGCCATGTTTTGCGGGGCCTTTCTGCAGGGTGGTGCTGGACGGCATTAAGCATTTTTGCGGGCGGCGGTGCAATGCGGCGGGCCGGGCTTTACGCCTGCGCGCTTGTATGCTGTTATCCAACTTACCGACAGGGGTGTCGGCAAGTGCCGCGCACCCCGCCCGCACATCCGAAAGAGGAATTCATCATGACGTCATTGCTGATCAAGAACGCGCGTATCGTGGACGGCACCAGCGATCGCCCCGGCGATCCGGTAGACATTGCCATCGAGGACGGGCGCTTCGTCGAGGTCGGTTCTGGCGTCAAGTTCAACGCCGATGAGACGCTGGACATGAAGAGCGGCATCGTGATGCCCGGCCTGATCGACTGCCATGTGCATGTCATTGCCACCACGGCCAATCTTGGCCTGAATGCGGATCTGCCGAATTCCTGGATCGCGCTCAAATCGGCGCAGATGATGCGCGCGATGCTCATGCGCGGCTTTACCACCGTGCGCGATCTGGGCGGCGCGGACCGCGGATTGCAAAAGGCGCAGGAGGACGGGCTGATGGACGCGCCCCGCCTCGTGATCTGCGGCAAGGCGCTGAGCCAGACGGGCGGGCACACCGATTACCGCGGCCCCAATCAGAGCCGCGATGTGAGCTGGTACAAGGACAAGCTGGGCTCGATGGGCCGTATTCTGGACGGGGTAGACGCGATGCGCGCCGCCTGCCGGGACGAGCTGAAGAATGGCGCGCAATTCATCAAGATCATGGCCGACGGGGGCGTCTCGTCACCCTCCGATCCGGTGGGATACCTCGTTTTTTCGGTCGATGAATTGAAGGCCGCGGTCGAGGTCGCCAAGGGGTTCGGCACCTATGTGTCAGGGCATCTCTACGACGACACGGCGATCAACCGCGCACTCGATGCCGGTTTCGAGTGCGTCGAGCACGGCAACCTGATGAGCGACGAGACCATTCAGCGCATCGCCCGCGAGGGACAATGCGTCGTGCCCACCAACATCACCTATGATCGCCTGGCCAAGACCGGCGCAGACTATGGCCTGCCAGAAGAATCGATCGCCAAGATCGCCGACGTACGCGAGGCCGGGCTGGAGCGCTTGGCCAAGATGCATGACGCGGGCGTGACCGTCGGCTACGGCTCGGACCTTCTGGGTGGGATGCAGCCGCACCAGTCGGGCGAGTTTCCCTTGCGAGGGCAGTTCATCCCCGCGGATGCGGTGATCCGCTCGGCCACCGTGGATGCGGCGAAGGTGCTCCGCATGGAGGGCGAGCTTGGGGCGATCACGCCGGGCGCACATGCCGATCTGATCGCGGTCGACGGCAATCCGCTGGAGGATCTGAACCTTCTGACCGAACAAGGCGCGCATATGCCACTTATCTTGCAGGGCGGTGTGGCCAAGAAGAAGGCAGCGGGGCTGTAGGTCGAGAGCCGGGGGCGCGGCCTGCATCTTGCGGGCGGTTGGGTGGAACGGCTGCTTCTATCCGATGCGATTCTGCCGTTCGCCACGGATGCCTCCGATGGCGGCTTTGGGAAAACCGGCGCAGAGGGTATGCTTTGCCTCCGAAGTTGAGCGGAGAGCGTTGTGTTGGAATTTGATGAACAGATCAAAAGTATCGAGCGGCTCAGAGAGCTTTTGCCGACCGAAGGCTTTACGAACACTTTTCTCAAGGTAAGCGATCGACTGAACGACACAGCGCGGAAATTCATCGAATTTGCGCCATTTGTTGTCGTAGCAACCAAAGCGCCCGAAGGTCTGATTGACGTCTCGCCAAAAGGTGACCCTGCAGGTTTCGTCGAAGTCTACGATGACAAGACGCTCATCATTCCGGACAGGCTCGGAAATCACCGTGTCGATGGCTTTCAAAATCTATTGGAAGACCCGAACATTGCCGTCCTCTTCGTTGTGCCCGGCCACGGTGACACGCTGCGCATCGCGGGCAAGGCACGCATTGTGAAAGATGCGGCAATCAGCAAGCGCCATGCGATCAACGGAAAGCAGCCATTGCTCGCACTCGTTATTGAGGTCGAGGAAGCTTTCATGCACTGCTCGAAATCTTTCATTCGGTCTCGGTTATGGCACCCTGATCACTGGCCCGAACGCAAGTCCGCCCCCACACTTGCTGAATGGGTGATGTCCACGGTCGATAGGGATCAAACGCTGCAAGAGGTCGAAGATGATCACGCAGCGGACGAAGGAACCCGGCTCTACTAGACTGCCGGAAAGAGGCCGTTTGCGCGCTACGCCGGATCCGGCGACTCGGGCCCAAGAACAAAGCCGCCGGCTGCGCGCGGTGGGGCAGATCCGAACGTCCGCGTGAGTTACGGCCCTCGATCGCCGGCCGCGTCAGTTGACACAGCTTCGGTATCTACTTTTTCAAGCAGCCAGTCGCGGAAGTCGCAGGCAGTGGTCTTGGCCTCGTTGATTCTCAAATAATAGGCTTCTGTGGACGCAGCCACCGCCGAATGCGCCATGACAAGCTGCCCCGTTTGCAGCGCGTTATGCGCCAGTATTTCTGCGACCAGGGCCACGCCCGTGCCATGTGCCGCGATGTTCAAGGCGGCGCCATACGTGTCGACGAAAATCTCCGGCTTCAGGTTTTTGCCAACAAGGGTGCCCCATGTCTTCCAACCATCCGACGTGCCCACGGCTTCGATGAGGGGCAAGATATCGACAGTCCCCGGCAGCCCCGGCGCCTTCAGGGCGACCAGACCCTTGCATTTCAGACGAGCCGCATTGCGGCCGACTTGCTTTTCAGAGCCGAAGGGGATTTCGACATCCGCTCTGACGGTATTGAAATCGTCGGGCCAGATCGTGCTCAGAAACCGCAATCGGATTTCAGGGTGCCGCTGCGTGAATTCCGAAAGATGCGGCGCGATGATCCATTGGGCGACGCTGACCGAAGATGCGATGGTCAGAACATTGTCCGTTGGCAAGGGATCGTATGCGCGCGTGGCGGCC
This portion of the Roseovarius nanhaiticus genome encodes:
- a CDS encoding LysR substrate-binding domain-containing protein gives rise to the protein MLPKVGAALESLTAATRAYDPLPTDNVLTIASSVSVAQWIIAPHLSEFTQRHPEIRLRFLSTIWPDDFNTVRADVEIPFGSEKQVGRNAARLKCKGLVALKAPGLPGTVDILPLIEAVGTSDGWKTWGTLVGKNLKPEIFVDTYGAALNIAAHGTGVALVAEILAHNALQTGQLVMAHSAVAASTEAYYLRINEAKTTACDFRDWLLEKVDTEAVSTDAAGDRGP
- a CDS encoding MSMEG_1061 family FMN-dependent PPOX-type flavoprotein; the protein is MEFDEQIKSIERLRELLPTEGFTNTFLKVSDRLNDTARKFIEFAPFVVVATKAPEGLIDVSPKGDPAGFVEVYDDKTLIIPDRLGNHRVDGFQNLLEDPNIAVLFVVPGHGDTLRIAGKARIVKDAAISKRHAINGKQPLLALVIEVEEAFMHCSKSFIRSRLWHPDHWPERKSAPTLAEWVMSTVDRDQTLQEVEDDHAADEGTRLY
- a CDS encoding metal-dependent hydrolase family protein, producing the protein MTSLLIKNARIVDGTSDRPGDPVDIAIEDGRFVEVGSGVKFNADETLDMKSGIVMPGLIDCHVHVIATTANLGLNADLPNSWIALKSAQMMRAMLMRGFTTVRDLGGADRGLQKAQEDGLMDAPRLVICGKALSQTGGHTDYRGPNQSRDVSWYKDKLGSMGRILDGVDAMRAACRDELKNGAQFIKIMADGGVSSPSDPVGYLVFSVDELKAAVEVAKGFGTYVSGHLYDDTAINRALDAGFECVEHGNLMSDETIQRIAREGQCVVPTNITYDRLAKTGADYGLPEESIAKIADVREAGLERLAKMHDAGVTVGYGSDLLGGMQPHQSGEFPLRGQFIPADAVIRSATVDAAKVLRMEGELGAITPGAHADLIAVDGNPLEDLNLLTEQGAHMPLILQGGVAKKKAAGL
- the ybgC gene encoding tol-pal system-associated acyl-CoA thioesterase — its product is MASEIRAPGARPPHRFDVRVYYEDTDMGGIVYHANYLKFIERARSDWVADMGIDQRAMKDEGGLVFAVRRIECDYLMAARFDDRLEVLTDVQSVSGARLVLRQQVMRGGEAIFAAIVTIVCLTDTGHPARLPANIRLILH